The genomic stretch TGCGGGCCGAGGACGCTCAGCACGGAGACGGCGACGACGGCGTAGACGACCAGGGTGATACCGAGGGCGATCGAGATACCCCGGGGGATGGTGCGCTGCGGGTCGCGGACCTCCTCGCCGAGGGTGGCGATGCGCGCGTACCCGGCGAAGGCGAAGAACAGCAGACCCGCCGCCTGGAGCACCCCGCCGAAGGTCGCGTCGTCCCCTACACCGAGCCGGGCCGCACTCGACGCGGAAGAGGTGAGGGAGGCGACCGCCACGGCGGCGAGCACCGCCAGGACCACGGCCACGATCACCCGGGTCAGCATCGCTGACTTCTCCACCCCGGCATAGTTCACCGCGGTCAGCGCCACCACCGCCGCGACCGCGACGGCATGCGCCTGGCCGGGCCACACGTACGAGCCCACCGTGAGGGCCATAGCCGCGCAGGAAGCGGTCTTGCCCACCACGAAGGCCCACCCGGCGAGGTAGCCCCAGAAGGCGCCGAGCCGCTCGCGGCCGTAGACATAGGTGCCGCCCGAGGCCGGGTAGCGGGCGGCGAGCCGGGCGGAGGAGGTTGCGTTGCAATACGCGACCACCGCGGCCAAGACCAGGCTGATCAGCAGCCCGGAATCGGCCGCGCTCGCGGCCGGCGCGAGAGCGGCGAAGATACCCGCGCCGATCATCGCACCCAGACCGATCACCACGGCGTCGG from Streptomyces sp. NBC_00690 encodes the following:
- a CDS encoding APC family permease; this translates as MSKPSTAAGPQELQRRLGVSDAVVIGLGAMIGAGIFAALAPAASAADSGLLISLVLAAVVAYCNATSSARLAARYPASGGTYVYGRERLGAFWGYLAGWAFVVGKTASCAAMALTVGSYVWPGQAHAVAVAAVVALTAVNYAGVEKSAMLTRVIVAVVLAVLAAVAVASLTSSASSAARLGVGDDATFGGVLQAAGLLFFAFAGYARIATLGEEVRDPQRTIPRGISIALGITLVVYAVVAVSVLSVLGPQGLAQAGAPLSDAARAAGADWLVPVVRVGGAVAALGSLLALILGVSRTTLAMARDRHLPHGLAAVHPKFKVPHRAELLVGAVVAVVAATVDVRGAIGFSSFGVLAYYAIANASAWTLTPDEGRPARVIPVLGLAGCLVLAFALPLSSVIWGAAVLVLGGAAYGVRRAVAARTP